One Mya arenaria isolate MELC-2E11 chromosome 5, ASM2691426v1 genomic window carries:
- the LOC128235898 gene encoding uncharacterized protein LOC128235898, translating to MAITRPKTPSPIIWQYRDAKLHHRSYGNTATQNSITDPMAITRPKTPLPILWQYRDAKLHYRSYGNTATQNSITDPMAIPRRRTSITDHMAIPRRRTPITDHMAIPRRRTSITDHMAIPRRRTPITDHMAIPRRRTPITDHMATPRPQTPSPILWQHRDPKPHHRSYGNTATQNPITDPMAIPRRKTPSPILWQYRDAKPNHRSYGNIATQNPITDPMAITRPKIPITDPMAITRPKPPITDPMAITRPKPPITDPMAIPRRKTPLPILWQHRDPKPHHRSYGNTATQNSITDPMATPRPQTPSPILWQYRNAKLHYRSYGNNAT from the coding sequence ATGGCAATAACGCGACCCAAAACCCCATCACCGATCATATGGCAATACCGCGACGCAAAACTCCATCACCGATCCTATGGCAATACCGCGACGCAAAACTCCATTACCGATCCTATGGCAATAACGCGACCTAAAACCCCATTACCGATCCTATGGCAATACCGCGACGCAAAACTCCATTACCGATCCTATGGCAATACCGCGACGCAAAACTCCATCACCGATCCTATGGCAATACCGCGACGCCGAACCTCCATCACCGATCATATGGCAATACCGCGACGCCGAACCCCCATCACCGATCATATGGCAATACCGCGACGCCGAACCTCCATCACCGATCATATGGCAATACCGAGACGCCGAACCCCCATCACCGATCATATGGCAATACCACGACGCCGAACCCCCATCACCGATCATATGGCAACACCGCGACCCCAAACCCCATCACCGATCCTATGGCAACACCGCGACCCCAAACCCCATCACCGATCCTATGGCAATACCGCGACGCAAAACCCAATCACCGATCCTATGGCAATACCGCGACGCAAAACCCCATCACCGATCCTATGGCAATACCGCGACGCAAAACCCAATCACCGATCCTATGGCAATATCGCGACCCAAAACCCCATTACCGATCCTATGGCAATAACGCGACCTAAAATCCCCATCACCGATCCTATGGCAATAACGCGACCTAAACCTCCCATCACCGATCCTATGGCAATAACGCGACCTAAACCTCCCATCACCGATCCTATGGCAATACCGCGACGCAAAACTCCATTACCGATCCTATGGCAACACCGCGACCCCAAACCCCATCACCGATCCTATGGCAATACCGCGACGCAAAACTCCATTACCGATCCTATGGCAACACCGCGACCCCAAACCCCATCACCGATCCTATGGCAATACCGCAACGCAAAACTCCATTACCGATCCTATGGCAATAACGCGACCTAA
- the LOC128235327 gene encoding equilibrative nucleobase transporter 1-like isoform X2 gives MGVAGMGLYATNIHISYLFPAVQSTITSVFVGFYDVSTVFTYLLKVCYESGISRGYYCLGLALVHLILVGISTCFLLPSNKLKPRSTDHANARKENPSAATYDKVPGPDGNCISEKEKFLKVKTQDHTADGRKVRALHSLCSIEYLLHVFWMCCHGLRFVTFLGFFSTWMGTKFGVNSIKENYYLGVFSYVTMGTAITAVTAGMLHDCQRRQYMNRPKFQRKRLPIVLPLAVTSLLSIIITSLIFVQQEIFINIVFVVFTIYRSFLFSFEITFLNDVYPLQTFPVLFGVLHSSAGLAGLLQYPLFEWYKSHQLAPDHVNYFMIGLAVASFIHPLYIWISCRRHGEKGGKSDAIEVFV, from the exons ATGGGCGTCGCAGGAATGGGGCTCTATGCTACTAACATACAC ATATCGTATTTGTTTCCTGCCGTCCAGTCGACCATAACTTCAGTGTTTGTCGGCTTCTATGATGTGTCCACCGTATTCACCTATTTATTAAAG GTTTGTTACGAGAGCGGCATTTCCAGGGGATACTATTGTTTAGGGTTGGCGTTGGTGCACTTGATCTTGGTGGGAATCAGCACGTGCTTTCTTTTGCCCTCCAACAAATTAAAGCCACGAAGCACTGACCACGCTAATGCTAGGAAGGAGAACCCAAGTGCAGCAACGTATGACAAAGTGCCAGGTCCAGATGGGAATTGCATTTCAGAGAAAGAAAAGTTTCTGAAGGTCAAAACTCAAG ACCACACAGCAGACGGACGGAAGGTCCGTGCGCTCCATTCCCTGTGTTCTATCGAGTACCTGTTGCACGTGTTCTGGATGTGTTGCCATGGTTTACGCTTTGTAACATTTCTGGGTTTCTTCAGCACGTGGATGGGTACAAAATTTGGCGTGAATTCCATTAAAG AAAATTACTACCTTGGTGTGTTTTCCTACGTTACCATGGGAACAGCAATAACCGCCGTAACTGCGGGAATGCTTCATGACTGTCAAAGACGGCAATACATGA ACAGACCCAAATTCCAAAGGAAACGTCTGCCGATCGTCCTTCCCCTTGCAGTTACATCTCTCTTGTCGATAATCATCACGTCCCTGATCTTCGTGCAACAGGAGATATTCATCAACATTGTCTTCGTGGTGTTCACCATCTACAGATCTTTCCTCTTCTCCTTTGAAATCACCTTCCTAAATGACGT GTATCCGTTACAAACATTCCCCGTGTTATTCGGAGTTCTGCATTCCTCGGCCGGGTTGGCTGGTTTACTCCAGTACCCTTTATTTGAGTGGTACAAGTCGCACCAGCTTGCTCCGGATCAC GTGAATTACTTTATGATCGGACTGGCGGTCGCTTCGTTTATTCATCCTCTGTACATTTGGATCTCATGCAGAAGACATGGCGAAAAGGGCGGCAAAAGTGACGCAATTGAGGTGTTCGTGTAA
- the LOC128236192 gene encoding equilibrative nucleobase transporter 1-like, with protein MELYRKFPKFCAGWCFLEIFIFAGQLFGWTSIQYVLKKEGFYSDLCKFDNGAYKKCVSEFINPDDVSSAQIEIFVTKGCDSRYLISRRNKTDLNTDSAGDFNFISQSVMNQTKGQYAFELSTNGNDYASQSGEDNSDVVIQSDQWETGEGDRPTCYDQDARLNLWFSVAICISYVACSVMGPVLNRIGMRLFRLVLICMYIVGVLCIGFAPKEIPWLIAPGLCCMGVAGMGLYATNIHISYLFPAVQSTITSVFVGLYDVSTVFSFLLKVCHESGISRRYYCLGLAVVHLILVGISTCFLLPSNKLRLRSTDHAVARKEKPSVATYDKVPGPDGNCISEKEKFLNVGLDQDNDADGRKVRALRSLCSIEYLLHVFWMCCQGLRFVTFLGFFSAWTGTKFRGNSIKESYYLGVFSYVTMGTAITAVTAGMLHDCQRRQYMSRPDFQRRRLPIVLPLAVTSLLSIIITSLIFVQQEIFINIVFVVFTIYRSFLFSFEITFLNDVYPLQTFPVLFGVLHSSAGLAGLLQYPLFEWYKSSQLAPDQVNYFLIGLAVASFIHPLYIWISCRRHGDQGGKSDAIELFI; from the exons atggaGCTTTACCGAAAGTTTCCTAAGTTTTGCGCTGGATGGTGTTTCCTGGAAATATTCATCTTTGCTGGACAACTTTTCGGATGGACATCAATTCAATACGTGTTAAAGAAAGAAGGTTTTTATAGCGATTTGTGCAAGTTTGACAATGGTGCATACAAGAAATGTGTTTCTGAATTTATCAATCCAGACGATGTTTCCAGCGcacaaattgaaatatttgtaacaaaGGGCTGTGATTCACGTTACTTAATTTCTcgaagaaataaaacagatttaaatacAGATAGTGCAGGTGACTTTAATTTCATTAGCCAGTCAGTGATGAATCAGACCAAAGGGCAGTATGCCTTTGAGCTATCAACAAATGGAAATGACTATGCTAGCCAATCAGGCGAAGATAACAGCGATGTCGTCATCCAAAGTGACCAATGGGAGACCGGTGAAGGGGACAGACCAACTTGTTATGATCAGGATGCAAGACTTAATTTATGGTTTTCGGTGGCCATATGTATTTCCTACGTAGCATGTTCTGTGATGGGTCCTGTCCTAAACAGAATTGGCATGCGACTGTTTCGCTTGGTGTTAAT ATGCATGTATATCGTTGGTGTCCTGTGTATTGGATTCGCTCCAAAGG AAATTCCCTGGTTGATCGCACCGGGGCTGTGCTGCATGGGAGTCGCAGGAATGGGTCTCTATGCTACTAACATACAT ATATCGTATTTGTTTCCTGCCGTCCAGTCCACCATAACTTCCGTGTTTGTCGGTTTATATGATGTTTCCAccgtattttcttttttattaaag GTATGTCACGAGAGCGGCATTTCCAGAAGATACTATTGTTTAGGGCTGGCGGTGGTGCACTTGATCTTGGTGGGAATCAGCACATGCTTTCTCTTGCCCTCCAACAAATTAAGGCTGAGAAGCACTGACCACGCTGTTGCTAGGAAGGAGAAACCAAGTGTAGCAACGTATGACAAAGTGCCCGGTCCTGATGGGAATTGCATttcagaaaaagaaaagtttctGAATGTCGGGCTGGATCAAG ATAACGACGCGGACGGGCGGAAGGTCCGTGCGCTCAGATCCCTGTGTTCTATTGAGTACCTATTGCACGTGTTCTGGATGTGTTGCCAAGGGTTAcgatttgtaacatttctggGTTTCTTCAGCGCTTGGACTGGCACAAAATTCAGAGGGAATTCCATAAAAG AAAGTTACTACCTTGGTGTATTTTCCTACGTTACCATGGGGACAGCTATAACCGCCGTAACTGCGGGAATGCTTCATGACTGTCAAAGACGACAATACATGA GCAGACCCGACTTCCAGAGAAGACGTCTGCCGATCGTCCTTCCACTTGCAGTTACATCTCTCTTGTCAATTATCATCACGTCTCTGATCTTCGTGCAACAGGAGATATTCATCAACATTGTCTTCGTGGTGTTCACCATCTACAGATCTTTCCTCTTCTCCTTTGAAATCACCTTCTTAAATGACGT ATATCCGTTGCAAACATTCCCCGTGTTATTCGGAGTTCTGCATTCCTCGGCCGGGTTGGCTGGTTTACTTCAGTACCCTTTATTTGAGTGGTACAAGTCGAGCCAACTTGCTCCGGATCAA GTGAATTACTTTTTGATCGGACTGGCGGTCGCTTCGTTTATTCATCCTCTGTACATTTGGATCTCATGCAGGAGACATGGCGACCAGGGCGGCAAAAGTGACGCAATtgagttgttcatataa
- the LOC128235897 gene encoding uncharacterized protein LOC128235897, whose protein sequence is MATPRPQTPSPILWQHRDPKPHHRSYGNTATQNPITDPMAIPRRKTPSPILWQYRDAKPNHRSYGNIATQNPITDPMAITRPKTPITDPMAITRPKPPITDPMAITRPKPPITDPMAIPRRKTPLPILWQHRDPKPHHRSYGNTATQNSITDPMAITRPKTPLPILWQYRDAKLHHRSYGNTATQNPITDPMAIPRRKTPSPILWQYRDAKPHYRSYGNNATQNPITDHMAIPRRRTSITDPMAIPRRKTPLPILWQ, encoded by the coding sequence ATGGCAACACCGCGACCCCAAACCCCATCACCGATCCTATGGCAACACCGCGACCCCAAACCCCATCACCGATCCTATGGCAATACCGCGACGCAAAACCCAATCACCGATCCTATGGCAATACCGCGACGCAAAACCCCATCACCGATCCTATGGCAATACCGCGACGCAAAACCCAATCACCGATCCTATGGCAATATCGCGACCCAAAACCCCATTACCGATCCTATGGCAATAACGCGACCTAAAACCCCCATCACCGATCCTATGGCAATAACGCGACCTAAACCTCCCATCACCGATCCTATGGCAATAACGCGACCTAAACCTCCCATCACCGATCCTATGGCAATACCGCGACGCAAAACTCCATTACCGATCCTATGGCAACACCGCGACCCCAAACCCCATCACCGATCCTATGGCAATACCGCGACGCAAAACTCCATTACCGATCCTATGGCAATAACGCGACCTAAAACCCCATTACCGATCCTATGGCAATACCGCGACGCAAAACTCCATCACCGATCCTATGGCAATACCGCGACGCAAAACCCCATTACCGATCCTATGGCAATACCGCGACGCAAAACTCCATCACCGATCCTATGGCAATACCGCGACGCAAAACCCCATTACCGATCCTATGGCAATAACGCGACCCAAAACCCCATCACCGATCATATGGCAATACCGCGACGCCGAACCTCCATCACCGATCCTATGGCAATACCGCGACGCAAAACTCCATTACCGATCCTATGGCAATAA
- the LOC128235327 gene encoding equilibrative nucleobase transporter 1-like isoform X1, which produces MELYRKFPKFCAGWCFVEILIFAGQLFGWTSIQFVLKKEGFYSELCQFENTAYERCVSEIINPDDVSSAQIEIFGTKGCDPNYLISRRNKTDLNKDSAGGFIFIGQSATNQTKGKYAFEQLKNEAEPLTQSGEGSDDVLIRSEGDRPTCYAQDARLNLWFSVAISFSYVACSVMGPILNKVGMRLFRVMLICTYMVGILCLGFAPKEIPWLIAPGLCCMGVAGMGLYATNIHISYLFPAVQSTITSVFVGFYDVSTVFTYLLKVCYESGISRGYYCLGLALVHLILVGISTCFLLPSNKLKPRSTDHANARKENPSAATYDKVPGPDGNCISEKEKFLKVKTQDHTADGRKVRALHSLCSIEYLLHVFWMCCHGLRFVTFLGFFSTWMGTKFGVNSIKENYYLGVFSYVTMGTAITAVTAGMLHDCQRRQYMNRPKFQRKRLPIVLPLAVTSLLSIIITSLIFVQQEIFINIVFVVFTIYRSFLFSFEITFLNDVYPLQTFPVLFGVLHSSAGLAGLLQYPLFEWYKSHQLAPDHVNYFMIGLAVASFIHPLYIWISCRRHGEKGGKSDAIEVFV; this is translated from the exons ATGGAGCTTTATCGAAAATTTCCAAAGTTTTGTGCCGGgtggtgttttgtggaaatactCATATTTGCTGGACAACTATTTGGATGGACATCAATACAATTCGTTTTAAAGAAAGAAGGTTTTTATAGTGAGTTATGTCAGTTTGAAAATACTGCATATGAGAGATGTGTTTCTGAAATAATCAATCCAGACGATGTCTCCAGTGCACAGATTGAAATATTTGGAACTAAGGGCTGTGATCCAAACTACTTAATTTCTCGAAGGAACAAAactgatttaaataaagatagTGCAGGTGGCTTTATTTTCATTGGCCAGTCAGCGACGAATCAGACCAAGGGGAAGTATGCCTTTGAGCAATTGAAAAATGAAGCTGAGCCTCTCACCCAATCAGGCGAAGGTAGCGACGATGTGTTAATAAGGAGTGAAGGAGACCGACCGACTTGCTATGCTCAAGATGCAAGACTCAATTTATGGTTTTCTGTGGCCATAAGTTTTTCTTACGTTGCATGTTCGGTGATGGGTCCAATCCTAAACAAAGTCGGCATGCGGCTGTTTCGAGTGATGTTAAT ATGCACATACATGGTTGGTATCCTGTGTCTCGGATTCGCTCCAAAAG AAATCCCCTGGTTGATTGCACCGGGGCTTTGCTGCATGGGCGTCGCAGGAATGGGGCTCTATGCTACTAACATACAC ATATCGTATTTGTTTCCTGCCGTCCAGTCGACCATAACTTCAGTGTTTGTCGGCTTCTATGATGTGTCCACCGTATTCACCTATTTATTAAAG GTTTGTTACGAGAGCGGCATTTCCAGGGGATACTATTGTTTAGGGTTGGCGTTGGTGCACTTGATCTTGGTGGGAATCAGCACGTGCTTTCTTTTGCCCTCCAACAAATTAAAGCCACGAAGCACTGACCACGCTAATGCTAGGAAGGAGAACCCAAGTGCAGCAACGTATGACAAAGTGCCAGGTCCAGATGGGAATTGCATTTCAGAGAAAGAAAAGTTTCTGAAGGTCAAAACTCAAG ACCACACAGCAGACGGACGGAAGGTCCGTGCGCTCCATTCCCTGTGTTCTATCGAGTACCTGTTGCACGTGTTCTGGATGTGTTGCCATGGTTTACGCTTTGTAACATTTCTGGGTTTCTTCAGCACGTGGATGGGTACAAAATTTGGCGTGAATTCCATTAAAG AAAATTACTACCTTGGTGTGTTTTCCTACGTTACCATGGGAACAGCAATAACCGCCGTAACTGCGGGAATGCTTCATGACTGTCAAAGACGGCAATACATGA ACAGACCCAAATTCCAAAGGAAACGTCTGCCGATCGTCCTTCCCCTTGCAGTTACATCTCTCTTGTCGATAATCATCACGTCCCTGATCTTCGTGCAACAGGAGATATTCATCAACATTGTCTTCGTGGTGTTCACCATCTACAGATCTTTCCTCTTCTCCTTTGAAATCACCTTCCTAAATGACGT GTATCCGTTACAAACATTCCCCGTGTTATTCGGAGTTCTGCATTCCTCGGCCGGGTTGGCTGGTTTACTCCAGTACCCTTTATTTGAGTGGTACAAGTCGCACCAGCTTGCTCCGGATCAC GTGAATTACTTTATGATCGGACTGGCGGTCGCTTCGTTTATTCATCCTCTGTACATTTGGATCTCATGCAGAAGACATGGCGAAAAGGGCGGCAAAAGTGACGCAATTGAGGTGTTCGTGTAA